TTTTCGGGCTCTGGGACCGCGGAACGTCCGACCTTCGGGGGTATGTGGTCCACCGGCGCCAAGGCGGCTCCGTCGATGTCCGGGACGCGATGGCTCCGGCCGACCCGGAGATCTGGTCCGCGCTTCTCGCCGCGTTCTCCGGTTGGGCGTGGGGCGGGGGAGCCCACTCGCTGGTCTGGACGGGGCTTCAGAACGAGATGCTGGAGCAGCTCTGCCTCAAGCGGGCCGCCTTCCTCAGGCGACCCGATTCGCTCCACGTGTACGCCTTTCCGGGGCCGAGCGTGGCCGCGGGCGATCCCGACTTCATGAACTCCGCCCCCTGGATGCTGTTCCAATCCGATGATGACTGTCCCTAGCCCCCTCTGGTGGAGCCTCACGATCCTCTTCTGGGTCCTCGCGGGAATCGTCCTCTACACGTTCCTCGGGTATCCGGCGGCGTTGCTCGTGCTCTCCCGCTTGAGGCCTCGGGACGTGCGCCGCGGAACTGGAACGCCGTTCGTGAGCATCATGACGGCCGCGCGCAATGAAGCGTCCTGCATCCGGGCGACGATCGAGAACAAGTTGTCCCTCGACTACCCGGCGGATCGCCGGGAGATCATCGTCATCTCGGACGCGTCCGACGACGGCACCGACGAGATCGTCCGTGAGTTCGCGGACCAGGGAGTCCGTCTCGTCAGGCAGAACGAGCGCGGCGGCAAGTCGGCTGCGCTCAACCTCGGGCTCGAGATCGCAAAGGGGGAGATCATCGTCTTCTCGGACGCGAATTCGATCTACGAGCGCTCCGCCCTCCGGGAGCTTGTCCGCGCCTTCGAGGACCCCTCCGTGGGATACGTCACCGGAAAGATGGTCTACACCCACCCCGACGGCTCGATCGTCGGGGAGGGCTGTTCGGCCTACATGCGCTACGAGAATCGGCTCCGGGAATGGGAGACGAAGGTCGGGTCGATCGTCGGGGTGGATGGCGGGGTGGACGCCATGAGGCGGGGCCTGTACCAACCGCTCCGTCCGGATCAGCTCCCGGATTTCGTTATGCCACTGCATGTTACGCGCGCCGGTTACCGTGTAGTCTATGAGCCCGCGGCGGTGCTCCGCGAGGCAACGACCACCAAGCCGGCGGACGAGTACCGTATGCGGGTCCGGGTCGCGCTCCGGGCGCTGTGGGCGCTCCGGGATGAACCCGACCTCCTGAACCCGTTTCGCTTCGGTGTGTTCTCATGGCAGCTCTTCTCGCACAAGGTGCTTCGGTATGGAGCGTTCGCGCCGCTTCTCCTCTTGCTCGTCGTCAGTGGCATCCTGGCGGTTCAGCCGGGGCTCTACCGGTTCCTTTTCTGGGTTCAGGCCGCAGGCTACGGGGCGGGGGCTCTTGGATTTCTTCTCTCCGGACGCCGATCCGTTCCCGGGCTTCTCTCGCTGCCGTACTACTTCATTCTGATCCAGGCAGCCTCCTGCCACGCCGTGCTCAAGCTCCTGGCTGGGCAGACGATCGTTGTCTGGAATCCGCGGACAGGATGAGCCGCCGCGTGAGGCGATAAGAATGCCCGAGGAATCGAAAGGCGAGTTCAAATTCCTGCTGAAGCACTCCTCGGTCTACGGCATTGGAAACCTGCTTTCCAAGGCGGTCGGCTTCATCCTGCTTCCGCTCTATACGCGGTATCTCACGCCCACGGACTACGGGATCCTCGAGCTGATCGACGTGACGGCGGGGATGATCGGGATCATTATCGGCCTCGGCGTCGCGGAGGCGGTCAGCCGCTTCTATTACGAGCCGACCGCGCTCCAGGAGCGAAACAGGGTCGTGAGCACGGCCTACTGGGTCGCGACCGCTCTCACGGGCGCCGGCGCGTTTGTCGCCTCTCTCTTCGCGGTACCGCTCGCGGGACTCGCCCTCGACTCGTCGAAGAGCGCCCCGCTCCTCCTGGTCAGCTTCGCGGCGCTCGCGATCGGGGTCATCGTCGACATAGGACAGCTGAACCTCCGTCTCCAATACAAATCGATGGTCTTCAACGCGATCTCGATCCTGAGCCTTGTGCTCGGCGTGACGTTGAACGTCGTCTTCATCGTCGCGTTCCACTGGGGCGTCATGGGGATCCTGCTCAGCTCTTTGGTGACGCGAATCATTATCGGCCTGCCGCTCACGGTCTGGACCCTCACGCGAACCGGCCTGGGGCTGGATTGGCCACTGGCGAAGCAGATGGTCCGGTTCGGAGCGCCGCTCGTCCCGTCGAGCTTGGCGTCCACTCTGGTCAACTATTCCGACCGCTACTTCATCAAGCACTTCGCGTCGATCGCGGACGCGGGCATCTGGGGTCTCGCGAACAAGATGGGGACGGCGATCCACATGCTGATCACCTCTCCCTTCATCATGACGTTCTTGCCGCGCCGATTCGAGATCGTGAAGCGCGCGGATGCGCCGGAGACGTTCGCTCGCGTGGGCGAATACTTTTTCCTCGCCATCACGACGTGCGGGCTCTTTGTCGTGCTCTTCGTCGACGAAATTCTTCTGGTCATGACCACCCCCGGCTTCTACTCGGCGGGCGCTCTCGTCCCGTGGATCGTGCTGTCGATGGTCCTGTTCGGAATGAAGTATCACTTCGAGTTCGGGATCCTCTACGCAAAGAAGACGCACCATTACGCGGTGATCAACATGGCGACCGCGGTCCTTCACGTTACGCTCAACCTCATTCTCGTCCGCGCCTACGGAGTCTTCGGGGCCGCGCTGGCGGCTGTCGGGACCGTGAGCTTCAATACCGTCGCGGTCTACGTGGCGGGTCAACGGCTCTATGCGATCCCGTTCGACTTCGGCCGCCAATTCCGGGTCGCCGGGATCGCGGCCCTTCTCTTCTTCGCCTCGCGGCTCATTCATTTCCCGAGGCTGGCGGAGACTGTCGTTTTCAAGGGAGGGCTCTTCCTCGCGTTTCCCGTGCTTCTGTTCTTGACGCGCGCCATCTCGCGGGAGGATGTCGGGCGGGCCGGAAGCTTCGTCGCTCGTCGGCTCGGCCTCGAAAGGCAGTAGGGTGGATCTGCGCGCCTCTTTGACCCGGAGCCTTTTCTATCCCCTCTGGGATCTGAAGGACCGAAGCGCACGGCTCTCCGAGTGGCGCTCGCTCGAGCGGAGCCAATGGCATCCGCGGCGGGAGCTGGAGCGCGTTCGCTGGGACCTGGCCGGCCGGCTGGTCGAGTACGCCTACCAGCACTGCCTGACCCACAGGGCGAGGCTCGAGGAGGCCGGGATGACCCGCGCCTCGGACGTCACGCCCGAGACCTGGACGCGTATACCGGTCCTGACCAAGCAAGAGATCCGCGAGCACGAGGACGGCCTACGCTCGGATCTCTATCGAATTGAGGATCTCGTCCTCGCAAAGACCGGCGGCTCCACCGGCACGGCGCTCCGCGTCTACTACGACCGGGCGTCGCAAGCGCGCCACAACGCCGCGGCCCTGCGGAGCGACCGGTGGTCCGGATGGGAGATCGGGATGCGGAAGGTCGCCGTATGGGGCAACCCTCCCGTGGCCCGAACCATCAAGGCTCGGCTTCGAAACGCTCTGCATGACCGGATGGAGTACCTCGATACGATGGAGATCAACGAGGCCTCCCTGAGCCGCTTCCTCGAGATCTGCAGGCGGCCGGAGCCCTTTGCAATCATGGGGCACGCCCACTCCATTTTCATAGCCGCGCGCTGGCTGGAAGCGCGAGGCGAGATCTCGGTGCGCCCCCGTGGCGTGATCACTACGTCGATGATGCTCCTTGCCCCCGAACGGGAGACGATCGAGCGCGTCTTCGGATGCCGGGTGACGGATCGCTACGGGTGCGAAGAGGTGGGGCTCATCGGTTGCGAGTGCGAACGTCACCAAGGCATGCACGTCCCCGCGGAGCACCTTCTGGTCGAGTGCCTCCGGGACGATGGGACTCCCGCCCTGGCGGGCGAGGAGGGCCGTATCGTCGTCACCGACCTCGTGAACCGGGGGATGCCGTTGATCCGCTATCGGGTCGAAGATCGCGGAATTCTCAGCGATCGCTCGTGCCCTTGCGGCCGCGCGCTACCGCTTCTCGAGAAGGTGACGGGTCGAACGGCCGACTTTCTGGTGCGGGCCGATCGGACGCTCGTCGCCGGGGTGTCGCTCGTCGAAAGGACGCTCACCGCGATCCCCGGGTTGGAGCAGATGCAAATCGTCCAGGAGGCGATCGGGAGCTTCTCGCTGAAGGTGGTGTCCAGCGCCGGTTATGGCGTTGCTTCCGAGGAAGCCCTTCGCGCCGAGCTCCG
Above is a window of Candidatus Eisenbacteria bacterium DNA encoding:
- a CDS encoding glycosyltransferase family 2 protein gives rise to the protein MTVPSPLWWSLTILFWVLAGIVLYTFLGYPAALLVLSRLRPRDVRRGTGTPFVSIMTAARNEASCIRATIENKLSLDYPADRREIIVISDASDDGTDEIVREFADQGVRLVRQNERGGKSAALNLGLEIAKGEIIVFSDANSIYERSALRELVRAFEDPSVGYVTGKMVYTHPDGSIVGEGCSAYMRYENRLREWETKVGSIVGVDGGVDAMRRGLYQPLRPDQLPDFVMPLHVTRAGYRVVYEPAAVLREATTTKPADEYRMRVRVALRALWALRDEPDLLNPFRFGVFSWQLFSHKVLRYGAFAPLLLLLVVSGILAVQPGLYRFLFWVQAAGYGAGALGFLLSGRRSVPGLLSLPYYFILIQAASCHAVLKLLAGQTIVVWNPRTG